The DNA segment ATGCGCCGGACACCATTGGTCACCCTGGCTTTAGTGAAGAAAATCGGATATCTGCAAGTGATGATAGCTTTGCCCTGTGGACTGCGGAATTAATGAACCATTTTCATATCGAAAAATCAGCCTTTTTAGGGCCCTCCTATGGAGCTGGAATCATTCTTAGAGTTGCTGCGTTTATGCCTGAAAAAATAGCATGTTCGATTTTAATAGCACCAGCAGGGATCCAGCTCGGTTCAAAGGTAGAGATGATTAAAAAAATCCTTGTTCCGTTACTCATTTTTAAAACGAACGGATCCCGAAAGCAGATGAACAAAATAGCAGATTCGATGTCTGATAATAGCATGAGGGAAATAGATAAAGACATCATCGCCAGTATTTTTAAACATGTGAAGCTAGAATCCGAGATGCCTAAGCTCACAGAAAAAAGTGAACTAGTCAACTATCACTCTCCCACCATGATTATTACTGGCAGGAAAGACGTGTTCTTTCCTGATGACAGGATACAAAAAAAGGCGAAGGACATCCTCCCAAATCTAATAAACTACCACGCATACGATATGGGACATTTCCCCTCTAAAGAATATTTAGCAAAAATCAACAAAGAAATCGAAGACTTTTTACATTTACATTATTAATATTTTCAAATATTAATAATGCTAACAGATTCCGTATCCTATCGTAAAAAGGGAATTTACACCTAAAAATGCAAATCAAATAGCACAGTTGGAAATGAAATGAACTGCGCTATTTCCTGTATTTATTACGAACCTTCGTCAACTAATGACTCACAATATGCATAGTTAAAGAGTTATGGTCACATGAGGCTTGCTGAAGTGACTCGTTCCCCCGCTACCAACTAGTACGTAACCATTTTTCGGGAACACTACAAGTCTAGTTGAACTATCAGAAAGTAAAATTTCCACTTCGGAGTTATCTTTCAAAGCGGTATATTTGACATAGCCTGTTGAAGTGATAGTTGTCTTCCAGTTATTATCAAACTCTGCCCTTAAAACACGGTTTGAATATGTTTGATTTGTTAATGTCTTTGATGGTGTTTTAGACTTTGGTTTTGAATTTTTCATTTTCATCTCCCCTCCTTTGTGTACGCGAGCATTATTTTGCTCCCCATATTTTATTCACTATTACTAACTTGAAATTGGACAAGAATCACAGCTTTTAAAAATTGTATGTGTGAATCAACAATTACATCTAACATCCATAGCCTATATGCAAAAAAAGACACTTACCATAATTAGTAAGTGCCTAACCAATCGCCTTTTTTAGATTACTTGCTTTTCTTTTTTAAGATTAGATGAGTCCTTAACCATTGAATTCAAAATAGG comes from the Neobacillus sp. PS2-9 genome and includes:
- a CDS encoding alpha/beta hydrolase; the encoded protein is MGKHTIYKSEEGKADIHRFYENYLREFKITFERVYVDTTFGKTHVLVSGPTEGKPLFIFQGGNCINPMTLSWFQPLFKNYRIYAPDTIGHPGFSEENRISASDDSFALWTAELMNHFHIEKSAFLGPSYGAGIILRVAAFMPEKIACSILIAPAGIQLGSKVEMIKKILVPLLIFKTNGSRKQMNKIADSMSDNSMREIDKDIIASIFKHVKLESEMPKLTEKSELVNYHSPTMIITGRKDVFFPDDRIQKKAKDILPNLINYHAYDMGHFPSKEYLAKINKEIEDFLHLHY